The nucleotide sequence ACCTGCCGCTGACGTTGCGTGATCTGCTGGGTGATAATGAAGGATTCCACCCCCTGTTAAAGAATATGGATCTGGATAAAAAGTGGAACACCGCCAGTGGTGGTGAAAGACAAAAAATCCTGCTTTCCGCGGTACTGGCGAAAAAACCGCGCCTGCTGATTCTGGATGAACCGTTTAATCACGTGGATTCCGAGTCTACCCTGCAGCTGGAAGAAGCTCTGGGGAGCTATTTGAAAGAAAATCCGCAAAGTTCATTGGTTTTGGTGTCCCATCGCGCTTTGACCTCCGAATGGAACCGCGTTCGTGTGCTGGAGATCCGATGACATCCTTTATTGAACTGCTGCAAATTTATAAGTGGTCCCTGCCGTCTTCAATCCTGATGGCTGCGGTGCTGGCATTAATCGGATCGCAATGGAGTGCCCGCGAAAAAAGTGCACAGATCTTTGTTCTGGGACAAGGTGCCTCACTGGGTATCGTTCTGGGCCTTGTGATCAATATTCTGCTGGGCACAGACTTTCACGGCATCAGCCTCGTCGCGGGTTTGTCGCTGGGTTGGGTTACTTTGCTATTGATGGATCAGCTGATTCAGACCAAGTCCGATCGCAATCACATCTATCTGACCCTGTTCGTATTCTTCCTGTCACTGACCTATCTGATCAGCTATCTGACCCCGGCTTTGGAAAGCCATATTGCCGCATCTTATTTCGGTGATCTGGCGGTGATGAGCGATACGGGTGCTCAACTATGTCTGCTGGCAGCCGTGGCGTTTGGAATCTTTGTTTTGAAGTTCTGGAGATCTTTGTCTTTGGCTTCTTTTCAAATGGTCAATCACAGCTACATTCATCGCACCTGGCAAAACCGCGCCTTTGACGTGGGAACACTGCTGCTGACAACGATGGCGATTCAAAGCATGGGCTATCTTTTCACCATCGGATCTTTGTTCATTGCAACCAGCTTCACCGCCACGCGCAGCAGAAACCTGCAAAGCTATCTGATCAGAATGCTGGTGATTTCCGTGGGTGGAACTGCTTTGGGGTTTGCGGTCTCGCTCTTATCCACAAATCTGCCCACAGTGCCTTGCGTGCTTCTGGGACAGATGTTGTTGGGACTTATCACTTATACAAAGAAATAGTGGAATGACGGCTGGGCTTCACGCTTTTGGCCGTCGATATTGAACATGCAGATGACTTCAGTGCACACGCCTTTTTTAACGTTGAAAACTGTCAAATCCGCATTTTCGATGATCTGATGAAGGCCGCGCCCCGCGCCGCCTTTATTGGCATTCATGCTTCCTGCCGAACCATTGTAACAGCTGAGCAGATAATCAATGATGATATCTTTGGTCAAAGAACCGAATGGATCCTTCACCCCCACGGCCAGATAAACCCCGTCACTGGCGTAACGAAGCTGGGACTGCTGGTGGGTGTCCAGTTGGATTTCCTCTTTACGGGATACATGATTGAAAATGGATTTACCGCTTGAATCCACCGGCGCATCATAGATCGCATTCATCAGCATTTCTTCAACTACCGTATTCACACGGTCCAAAATGGTGGAGCGAACCCCCATCTTTTTGAAGTAGCCGTACAGATCCTCACGCAGGGATTCACGGTGAGTGGAGTTGGAAACAACTTTTCTTTGAACTTCCACTCCCCAGGTCAGGTATTTTTCGATGCCGAAAAGATCCTTGTTCAGAAGTTTTCCCAGAGCCGTCAAAACATAACGAATGGTGGCGTTGCGGTCTTCCGCATCCCGGGAAATGATATGATCCACATAACGATTGCCTTCCAGAATGCGCAGGTTCCCCTGAACATCTTTACTGGTTAGCAAAATGGAATAAGGCGTTTTTTTGCCTTCGTGGACTTCTTTAAGCACATCCACGCAGCCTTCTTCACACAAAACAACGTCATACTGGTTGTCGCGCAGGAATTCGCGCGCACTTTCGGAGTTATCTGCAATATCCAGCTGAACTCCGGTGCCCCCCAGAGCCATGCGAATCGGAAGTTGTTGTTTCTTTTCCGGTTCAACCAACAAGACCCGGCCACCCACTTTCTGGATTTTCTGCTGGGCTTCGTGAAGTTCGCGGTTCAGGATTTCAAAGAGTCGCGCTTTTTCGTTGGTTTTCATAAGACGTTCTGTAAGGACGTTGCAGTAAATCTGATATAACAAGGCCTGGAAACGGTCCTTGTCCTTGGGATGAACATGGCCAAAATCCTCGGAACGGATCACAAAACATTCCACCGGCGAAAGAGCTTTGACCGTGGTGGATGTCGGGTTTGTGGTGATCACACTCATTTCACCGAACACTTCACCCCGAGTATCCAAAGTGGCAATCACTTCAGAAGCCAGGGAAATTTCGACTTTTCCGGATCTTAAAAAGAACAAAGAGCTGTTTTGTTTGCCCTCTTGAAGAATGAAGGACCCCGCTGCGAATGACTCGCAATGAACCATGGCCGAAGTCTGCAAAAGCAGATCGTCCGCAAAAGACTTGAAGAAAGAAAAGGCCCTAATTTCTTTGGCGATTTCAGCCGGGTGCAACTTCATATTGGCCTTATTATGTCTGTAGTTCCGGGCCCTTGACCAGAATCGTGTTGAATATTCTTGGTAATCAAAGAAAATTAAGTCTATCGTCGGTATAGCGGAGGCCGCTTGTTTCCATTCATTCCCCTGTCGCCCACTCTTAACGTTCCCACTTATTATCTCGTTCTGAGTCTGACGGTTTGCCTTTGCCTTTTCTGGATCAGCCTCCGGGCGGACAAGTTTGAACTTTCCCGCAAAGTCGCGCTGGACCTAAGTCTTATCATCATGGTGACGGGCTTTATCGGTGGGCGCCTGTTTCACGTCTTCTATGAAAACTTCGAGCATTATCAGGAAGACTTCGCCCGCATCTTTTATTTCTGGAATGGTGGCTTTGTCTTTTATGGCGGCGCCATTCTGGCGGGCCTTTGCAGTCTGCTCTATATGGTGTTTGTGGCGCGCGTGCAGTTTGAAGACTATCTGGACCTGTTTGCGCCGGTTCTTTCCTTCGCCTATGTGCTGGGCCGGGTGGCCTGCCTGTTGGCGGGTTGTTGTTATGGCGGAACCTGTGACCTTCCCTGGGCGGTGAATGGCCTGCATCCGACCCAAGCCTATGCTTCGCTGTGGGAACTGGGTGTGCTTTTCATTTTGCTGGGGACTGAAACCACGGCGCATTCGCTGCGCCCGAAATTGCTAAAGAACCCAGGCAGCATCTTTTTCCTGTGGATGGTTTTGCATGGAATGGGCCGTCTGCTGATGGAAGCGTTCCGTGATGATTTCCGCGGGCCTTCATTGGGATTGTCAATTTCAAGCTGGATCAGCCTGACTATTATGGCGCTGGGATTATTCCTGATGATTCGCAAACCAGCACGCCGGAGCTGAACAACGTCCGCCCGTCTGACATAAAGCCCCTGCCAGATAAGTATCCAGACGACACTGATGAGACGGATACACATTTCTTAAAAGCTCCGTCGCCGCAGGAGCTGGTGTCCACAAAGATACATCCGCTGACTTTTGCGAATCATAGCGTTTGAAGAACTGCACCATCTCCACCCCGGTCTGTGCGGTGCGGGCGCAAAGCTCATTGCCACCACAAAGTGCCAGCACTTGCGGGTTGATTTCAGTGACCAGTTCCGGATGTGCTTTCAAAAACTGCGGCAGGCAATCTTTGGCTGCATAAAAGTCCGACTGTCCTTCTGAAGAAGACCACTCAGCACCGGTGAAAGTCTGGCGCGGTTCACCCGCGATCACGTGACCGATTTCATGACAAAGAATTCCCGCAAGCACCGGTAACGAAGCGCCGGGCGCGCGGGCCATACCGCCCCACAAGGAAACTTGCATGTAAGTGTCTTTATTCTGGGCAAACGCTGCAAAGTAAGGACTTTCCCATTCGGCTGGAACCAGCAGAGGTCTTCCCGTGCTGTTAAACACCGGCATGATGTATTTCACCTGAAATTCAGTCAGCAGTGCCCGGTATTGAGCCTCGGTCACATGCGAAACATTCGCGCTGCCGGGAGGCAGAAAGAAATATCCCGCTTCTTGCGCAAAAGACGCCCCTGAAGTGCGTGCCTTCAAAGGTTTCTGCGTCTGAACCATAAAAATGAGTCCCACCAGAAGAAGTGTCGCCAGAATGTAGGGAAGATATTTTTTAGTTTCGCGGCTCATAGGGACAGCACCATACCATACTTCAGGATAAAGTCCCACCTTCAAAAGGTTGCATGAAAGTTTCCACCCACAGTGACAGAAAATGTTCTTGCCACTCAAGCTTGGTCACTGGAATCAAACCAAAGCTCATCTCTGGCAGGCACACATTCTGCTAAGACCCAACAGCGAGATATAATTTTTTGTAACTTCGGAGGATTCCATGCGCGTATCTTTGACTGTTCTGTTGATGTCTTTTGTCTTTGCCAGCCAGGCCTCTGCCTCGGCTTTCGATTCTTTGAATGATCAAAAGCTGCAAGAGCAGGCCCTGACTTTATTGGAACAAAATGCCGGCACCATGCGCATGAGCGGCGAAGTTCATTCCCATGAAAAACTGACTGATATTCTGGCCAAAGTTCAGGCCTACAACGAAGAGATTCTGACCCGTCTTTCTGAAGGACAGGACTTGGAAGATATGAAAAGTGCCGTTTCCCACACCGACACCAAATGTACGATCGACCAGGATGGCAGATCTGCCGTATGCAACCTGCTGATCAGCTACCGTCCCCTTGGTGAAACCAATGTTCGTTTCTATATCGATCTGGATGACGCCGGCAACGCTGTCGGTATTTCCGGCACCGCTGACATCACTCGCGGCGACTAATCCCCCAGTGCTTTCAACGAGTTCAAACCCTGTCTCAGTTTGAGACAGGGTTTTCCCATTCCGTTCAGGCGCTTGCCTTCGTTCGCAGTGACACAAATTGGCTGACCTTATAAATAAGTAAACAGGCTCAGACGTTCCATCTGCGATTAAACGCTCTTTCAACATTCCCGCGCTCTGGCATGACTCATGTATTGCATTGTAAGTGAGGAAAAATATCGAGAGAGAGGTTTATTATGAAAAGGATTATCGTATCGTTTATCGCGATCTATAGCGCGCTGGTTTTAGCGGCGTGTGGAAAAAGTGGTGGTGGCGGTGGAAACACCAATACCGGTGTGATCCCTAACTGTGCTGTGGGCACTGTCTGGAATGGATCATCTTGCGTTGTGGTTAATGGCGGCGGCAACGTCGTAACCGGCCCAACCCAATTCTATGACTATAATTATTATGGTAACAACACGAACTACCGCGGCAGCCTGAGCATTGTGAACAGTGGTGCTTATGCAACCTTCCTGAAAGAAGCGTTGGCAGTGTGTGGTCGTACTATCTGGGGTATCGAAGCTGGCTTGGCCAAGTGTGAAAACTGGACATCCGGTTCCCTGATGGTTTCTTTCTCGATCGACGGTTCCATGAGACCGGTGATCAGATTTGAAGCATACCCGGCTCCAAACTGGTATCAGTACACATTGAACCTGGGAATCAACGCTGGTGGAGTTGCTTTCAACCCGCTGATTCTTTCCAATAACAACACTTTCAGCCTTATCAACAACAGCAAAGGCTTTGAAATCCGCGCTCAGGGTTCTTACCTGAACGGTGGCGGCCTTCGCCTGATCCAAGTCATGGTAAAAGAAGGAACTTTGGCGCAGAACCAGTTCGCGTACGAAGTTTACTTCCCGCACAATGGTGTCGCGACGAAGTTCGCAACAGGTGTTTTCAAGCGTTACTAAGCTCTGCGTCTTGCACTGGGTGCGGGACTTGGAATAAATTCCGACTATGACCGAATCTCAATCTCGACAGGTCAAATGCCCGCAATGCGGGCTTTTGGCTTTGTACTCAAGCGAAAATCCTTTCCGTCCTTTCTGCTCTGAAAGATGCAGACTTATTGATCTTGGCGAGTGGGCTTCTGAGTCCTACAGAATTCCCGTCAAAGATTCTTCAAGTGATGCTTTAACTTCCATGGATGATGATGATTATCCAGGCGAAGACAAACATTAGCATCAGCCGCAAATCCACACTCAGAGACCTTTTCACATTTTGCAGTTGACGAAATTCTGATTATGGATTTTCATGGGGCTGTCATTGGATGACGAAGAGTTATCATCACGATTTTATAATCAACATCGGATACACAAACGTGTCCAACAAGAGGAGTTCAAATGAACAAAGCTCAACTTATCGAAAAAATCGCTACTGAAACAAAAGTTTCCAAAGCTCAAGCAGAAGCAATCCTTGATTGCGCTGTAGAAAACATCAAAAAATCCGTTAAAAAAGGTGACGATGTTAAATTGGTTGGCTTCGGTACTTTCACTAAAGCTAAACGTAAAGCTCGCACTGGTCGCAATCCACAAACTGGTAAAGCGATCAAAATCCCTGCTGCATGGGCTCCGAAGTTCCGCGCAGGTGCTGAATTCAAATCTATGGTTAAGTAATTAACCCCAGTATTTCGATTTCTGAAAAGGCGTCCCGCAAGGACGCCTTTTTTATTTTGTCTCTATGATAATCCCGGGGTAGCCTTTATCCCATGGCTCAGTTTGATAAGAAAATTCAGAAAATTGGTGTGTACACAAGTGGCGGCGATGCGCCGGGCATGAATGCGGCAATCCGCGCAGTTGTCCGCGTGGGGATCTCACAAAAACTTGAAGTGTACGGAATTCACAACGGCTATGTCGGCATGATCGAAAACAAGATCGAGCCATTGCAACTTCGCGACATGGCCAACATCATCCAGCGCGGCGGCACTATGCTTAAAACCGGCCGCTCCACCGATTTCATGCGTCCCGAAGGCCGCGCCCGCGCCGCTCAAAATATCAAAAACCTTGGTTTGGATGCTTTGGTCTGCATCGGCGGTGACGGATCCTTCCGCGGTGCTCATGCACTTTGGGAAGAACATCAGATCCCGGTGGTCGGCGTTCCCGGCACCATCGACAATGACATCTTTGGCAGTGATAAAACCATCGGCTTTGATACGGCTGTGAACACAGCTCTTGAAGCAATTGACCGCATTCGTGACACCGCTGCCTCTCACGATCGCTTGTTCATCGTTGAAGTGATGGGCCGAAATTCTGGTTTCATCGCGTCTCACGTGGGCCTTGCTGGTGGTGCGGAAGAAATCTTCACTCCCGACGCCAACACCACTGTTGAAAAAGCCATCGACCGCATCAACGAAGCCAAGTCCCGCGGCAAAACCAGCAGTATTATCATCACCGCCGAAGGACAGAAGCCAGGCCGCGCGTATGATCTTGCTGATGCCATTCGCAAAAAATCCGGCATGGACGCAAAAGTCTGTATTCTTGGTCACCAACAACGTGGTGGCTCCCCGACTGCGGCCGACCGTATTCTTGCCAGCCGCATGGGTGCTGCCGCTGTGGACGCTTTGTTCAAAGGTTATTGCGACGTTATGATCGGCACTGAAGGTGAACGACTTATTCAGGTGCCTTTGGAACTCGTGTACAAGAACGAAAAGAAAAACCAGCTGGATCTGATCTCGCTGGCGAGTGTTCTGGCAACTTAGACCCGTCCTCACGTTTTTACCTTGACCTCGACTGTAGGAGCTTGAATTCTATGGAGTATTCCATTTAAGCAACCCACAGCGAGGTCCACATGAAAAAACTCCTCTTGGCTCTGATTTTGGTTCTGCCACTTATCAGCGGCTGCACCAAAAAAGAAAATGAAATTGTGATCGGTGAATACGATTCCCTGACTGGAAGCGATGCCACATTCGGACTTAGCTCCAACAAAGGTGTGCGCCTGGCTTTGGATGAAATCAACGCCGCAGGCGGAGTCAAAGGCAAAAAAATCAGCCTGGTGACTTTGGACGATCAGGGTAAAAACGAAGAGGCAGCTTCCGCAGTAACCCGTCTGATCACTCAAAACAACGTCGTAGCTGTCATCGGTGGCGTTGCCAGCGGCAGATCCAAAGCGGCGGCTCCGATTGCCCAGTCCAACAAAGTTCCTTTTGTTTCCCCTGCTTCCACAAATCCCGATGTGACCAAAGCCGGTGATTATGTCTTCCGCGTCTGTTTCATCGACCCATTCCAGGGCATGGTGATGGCAAAGTTCGCGAAAGAAAACCTGAAGATCAAAAAAGCCGCGATCCTGCGTGACGTGAAAAACGACTACAGCGTGGGTCTGGCCGACGTGTTCGCTGCGGAATTCAAAAAAGGCGGCGGCGAAATCGTTGCGGACCTGAGCTATCAGGCCGGCGACATCGACTTCAAAGCCCAGCTGACTCAGATCCGCTCTAAAAATCCGGAAGCGATTTATGTTCCGGGTTATTACACTGAAGTGGGTCTGATTGCCCAACAAGCCCGCCAATTGGGTGTGAAAGTGCCTTTGATGGGTGGTGACGGATGGGATTCTGACAAATTGTACGAGATCGGCAAAGAAGCCATCAACGGCAACTATTACTCCAACCACTACACCACTGAATCCACGGATCCAGCGGTGACTGAGTTTATCAAAAAGTTCAAAGCCAAGTACAATGAAACTCCGGATGCTTTGGCGGCTTTGGGTTACGATGCCGCGAAAATCCTGGTGGCAGCGATTGAGCGCGCGCCAGACTTGTCAGGCAAAGCCATTCGTGATGAACTATCCAAGACAAAAGATTTCCCTGGTGTGACCGGGAAAATCAGCCTGAATGAAAACCGTGACGCTGTGAAAAGTGCGGTGGTCATCCAGGTCGACGGTAACAACCGCAAGTTTGTGACCACTATCACCCCATAAGGACGTGCATGCAGGATTTCGTACAGCATTTGATCAACGGAGTAAGCCTTGGATCCATCTACGCATTGATCGCCCTGGGCTACACGATGGTGTACGGAATTCTGAAAATGATCAACTTCGCCCACTCGGATGTTTACATGGTGGGCGCCTTTGCCGCCTACTATTTCGCCCGCTGGCTGGGAATTGAAAACAACCCCGGCTTCAGCACTCTTCTGACTTTAATTGTCATCACGATGATCTGCTGCAGCCTGCTGGGGCTGGTGATTGAACGTCTGGCATATCGTCCTTTAAGAAATTCACCAAAACTAAATGTCCTGATCACTGCCATCGGCGTCAGTCTGTTTTTGCAATATTCCGGTCAGGTGGTTTTTGGAGCCGATCCCAAAGTGTTTCCTGAAGTCATGAAAGACTTTGTGATCTTCTCTATCGGTGTTGTTGAAATCCGCTCTTTTGATGTGACGGTTCTGGGTGTGGGTATTGTCGCCATGCTGGGACTGCAGTTCCTGTTATTCAAAACAAAAATCGGCCGCGCCATGCGTGCGGTCAGCGCCAACCCGATGGTGGCAAGCCTGATGGGTGTGAACCCGGACCGAATTATTGCTTTCACCTTTATTGTCGGATCTTCGTTGGCTGGTGTCGGCAGTGTTCTGGTCGGCATGAAATATCCCAAAATTGACCCCCTGATGGGCATGATGATCGGAATGAAGGCGTTTGTTGCCGCCGTCCTGGGTGGCATCGGCAACGTCGGCGGTGCGGTTCTGGGTGCGATGATCATGGGCCTTTCGGAAGAAATGGTCGTGGCTTATCTTTCAAGCACCTATCGCGATGCTTTGGCCTTCGGAATTCTGATTGTGATTTTGATCTTTAAGCCGGCGGGTCTGCTGGGTAAATACTCTGTGGAGAAGGTCTGATGAAAGCCTTAAAAAACCCGGCACTGGCACTTATCTGCCTGGCTATTCTGGGGTTCGGATTGGATTTCGGCGTTAATGCCTACATCAAACTGATCCTGCTTTTTGCCACGGTGAACTGTCTGCTGTCCATGAGCTTGAACCTGGTCAACGGTTACACCGGCCAGTTTTCTTTGGGACACGCGGGCTTTATGGCGATCGGTGCATATTTTTCGGCCTACGCCTCCACCAAGTGGGGCTTCCTGCCTGAATCCATGCAATTGGTGCAGTCCTTTATCTTTGTGATCGGTGCCGGCCTTGCCGCGGCGGTGGCGGGATTTCTGGTGGGTCTGCCATCTTTGCGCCTGAAAGGTGATTACCTTGCCATTGTCACTTTGGGTTTTGGTGAAATCATTCGCGTGGCCCTTTTGAACATGGATTTCGTGGGTGGACCGCGCGGTCTTTCCGGCATTCCAAGCTTTGGAACTTTCCCGTTTGCCTTTATGTTTGCTTCGGTGTGGCTGGTGATTTGTTTCTTCACCATCTGGCGGGTCATGCATTCCAGTCACGGGCGCGGGTTCTTGAGCGTGCGTGAAGACGAAATCGCCGCGGAAGCCATGGGCATAAACACCACACGCATGAAAGTAAAAGCCTTTGTGCTTTCAAGCTTCTTTGCCGGTGTGGCGGGGGCATTGTTTGCGCATTTTACCAATTTCATCAATCCATCGTCTTTCACCTTCCTGCAAAGTGTGAATGCCGTGATCATGGTTGTTCTGGGCGGCATGGGGTCCATGACCGGATCCATCGTGGCCGCGGTCATTATCACCGTATTGCCTGAAGCTTTGCGTCCGCTGCAGGAACTGACTGGTGTCGATCTGCGCATGGTGATTTATTCCCTGGCTTTGATTCTTATGATGATTCTTCGACCAAAAGGTTTGTTCGGGGATTTGGAAATCAGCGATGTTTGGAGAAAATATGTCCGACGTTCTGCTTGAGGCCCGCAAGATCACCATGCAGTTTGGCGGTCTGAAGGCCGTTGACTCGCTGGAGTTCCAAATCAAAAAAGGCCAGCTGGCTGGTTTGATCGGTCCGAACGGTGCCGGCAAGACCACGGTGTTTAATATGCTGACCGGGGTTTATCAGCCCACGTCCGGCGAAGTCACCCTGGAAGGCCAAAGCCTGAAGGGCCTGGCTCCTTATGAAATTTCCCACCGCGGGGTCACGCGCACCTTCCAGAACATTCGTCTGTTTAAAAACCTGACTGTTCTGGACAATGTTCTGATCGCCGGTCACCAGCATGTTCGTTATGGTTTGTTCGATACTTTGTTTCAGACCGATTCTTTCCGGGTGGATGAACAACGTCTGCAGGAAAAGGCGATTGATCTTTTAAAGATCTTCAAACTGCAGGACAAAGCCCATAAACCGGCCACATCCCTTCCATACGGTGAACAGCGCAAACTTGAAATCGTGCGCGCGCTGGCGACTGATCCAAAGATCATTCTTTTGGATGAACCGGCAGCCGGCATGAACCATTCAGAAACCCACCATCTGATGGAAACCATTGCGAAGATCCGCGAAGATTTCAAACTGACCGTACTGTTAATTGAACACGACATGAAGCTGGTGATGGGAATCTGTGAAAACATCATCGTTCTGGATCACGGCGTGAAGATCGAAGAAGGGGCCCCGCAAAAAGTGCAAAGCTCCCAACGTGTGATCGAAGCCTATCTGGGCGTTGAGGAGGCCGAATGAATCCATTATTGACCGTTGAAAATCTGGATGTTTATTACGGCTCTATTCACGCTTTAAAAGGCATCAACTTTACTGTCAATGAAGGCGAAGTGGTGTCCCTGATCGGCGCCAACGGTGCAGGCAAAACCACCACCTTGCGTGCGATTTCCGGCATTGTTCCCAGTCAGGGCAACATCCGTTTCCGCGGTGAGGACTTGAATAAAGTTTCCACCTTCAAGCGCGTGGGTCTGGGCATTGCCCAGTCTCCGGAAGGCCGTGGTGTCTTCCCGCAAATGAGTGTGCTTGAAAATCTGGAGATGGGGGCCTACTCCCGATCGGACAAAACCAAAATCAAACAAGATCTGGAAATGTGCTTAACTCTGTTCCCAAGAATGAAAGAGCGTATTTCCCAGATGGCCGGAACCCTTTCCGGAGGCGAGCAGCAGATGCTGGCTATCAGCCGCGCACTGATGGCAAAGCCACGCTTGTTGCTGCTGGATGAACCTTCCCTGGGGCTGGCTCCGCTGATTGTGGCGCAGATTTTTGAAATCGTAAAAAAGCTGAATCAGGAAGAAGGCATGACCGTCCTTTTGGTTGAACAAAATGCGCGTATGGCGCTGAAAATTTCCCATCGCGCTTACGTGCTAGAGTGCGGTCGCATTGTGATGCAGGACTCTGCCCAAAGCCTTCTGAACAACGACGAAGTCCGCAAAAGCTATCTGGGAGTCTAGCTGTTTACTATGGGGACCTTTACGTCGCCTTCGATTTCAAGACCATGGCATTGCAAAGTATTCCGCGGACACTTTCTCTGGAACATTCATGTTGTCTCAAACTGAGATTGAACCTGTCTAAGTCTTTATAATTGCTTCCAAATATCCGATCAGAACAGCATGACTAGAACGTTCTTATACCTCGTGCTTAGTTTATTGCTTCTAAGTTCTTGCACCACCAAGAATGACCTCTCCCTTATTTTCTCAAGTGAGAACACTCCCACTATCACTTTGAAGGTTAACGACGACGTTCCTTACACGGGACAAACCAGCATTCCGGTCAAAATCATTTCCACTTCTGAAATTTCTGAGCTGAGTTTTGCCGTCGGCGGTCTGTGTTCAGAGATGTGGGAACCGTACACGTCTGAAAAAACAGCCATGCTTCCCAATGTGGAAGGTGAGCACTATATCTCCGTAAAGGTGCGCAACAAAGATGGCTTCTACAGCGATTGCACGAAGGCCAAAATCATTCTGGATAAAACCGGCCCGAATGTTTCCGACACCCAAACTTTGGTGTCGAACCGTTCTTTACTGGATGTGTCGCCGCGCCTGAATGCTCCGGTCACAACCGACAATCTGTCCGGCATCGCGAAGTATGAAATCAAGCTGGTAAAAACTGCTGGCAACGCCGTCATCAAAGACTGGACTGAAAAATCCAAAGACGCGCTTTACTTTGACGGCCTGACTTTGCCGGACACGGAAGCTGACAGCTATTACTACATCATTCGTGCGACCGACAAAGTGGGCAACGTCAGTGCCGAAAAGACCTCGCCGTCGTTCATCGCAGGCCCGATAGTCACCCTGACTTCTCCGGGTGATTTCAATCAGGAACAGACAATGGGAAATATCCGGGTCAATTTGTCACGGACAGTCGCGGTGCCAACAACCGTGATGCTTAAATCCATCCCGGGAACCGCCCTTGCCGGCATAGATTACTATTTCCCGGATAT is from Bdellovibrio bacteriovorus str. Tiberius and encodes:
- a CDS encoding DNA gyrase inhibitor YacG, whose translation is MTESQSRQVKCPQCGLLALYSSENPFRPFCSERCRLIDLGEWASESYRIPVKDSSSDALTSMDDDDYPGEDKH
- a CDS encoding ATP-binding cassette domain-containing protein, translating into MSSVLSVRDLQVRSSEGLALSPVVNLELNEGDVLFLRGENGAGKSTLLKTLLGLHKYFDGRFQFSIPQKDIQYLPQLGTLHFHLPLTLRDLLGDNEGFHPLLKNMDLDKKWNTASGGERQKILLSAVLAKKPRLLILDEPFNHVDSESTLQLEEALGSYLKENPQSSLVLVSHRALTSEWNRVRVLEIR
- a CDS encoding cyclic nucleotide-binding domain-containing protein; protein product: MKLHPAEIAKEIRAFSFFKSFADDLLLQTSAMVHCESFAAGSFILQEGKQNSSLFFLRSGKVEISLASEVIATLDTRGEVFGEMSVITTNPTSTTVKALSPVECFVIRSEDFGHVHPKDKDRFQALLYQIYCNVLTERLMKTNEKARLFEILNRELHEAQQKIQKVGGRVLLVEPEKKQQLPIRMALGGTGVQLDIADNSESAREFLRDNQYDVVLCEEGCVDVLKEVHEGKKTPYSILLTSKDVQGNLRILEGNRYVDHIISRDAEDRNATIRYVLTALGKLLNKDLFGIEKYLTWGVEVQRKVVSNSTHRESLREDLYGYFKKMGVRSTILDRVNTVVEEMLMNAIYDAPVDSSGKSIFNHVSRKEEIQLDTHQQSQLRYASDGVYLAVGVKDPFGSLTKDIIIDYLLSCYNGSAGSMNANKGGAGRGLHQIIENADLTVFNVKKGVCTEVICMFNIDGQKREAQPSFHYFFV
- a CDS encoding prolipoprotein diacylglyceryl transferase translates to MFPFIPLSPTLNVPTYYLVLSLTVCLCLFWISLRADKFELSRKVALDLSLIIMVTGFIGGRLFHVFYENFEHYQEDFARIFYFWNGGFVFYGGAILAGLCSLLYMVFVARVQFEDYLDLFAPVLSFAYVLGRVACLLAGCCYGGTCDLPWAVNGLHPTQAYASLWELGVLFILLGTETTAHSLRPKLLKNPGSIFFLWMVLHGMGRLLMEAFRDDFRGPSLGLSISSWISLTIMALGLFLMIRKPARRS
- a CDS encoding ABC transporter substrate-binding protein, producing MKKLLLALILVLPLISGCTKKENEIVIGEYDSLTGSDATFGLSSNKGVRLALDEINAAGGVKGKKISLVTLDDQGKNEEAASAVTRLITQNNVVAVIGGVASGRSKAAAPIAQSNKVPFVSPASTNPDVTKAGDYVFRVCFIDPFQGMVMAKFAKENLKIKKAAILRDVKNDYSVGLADVFAAEFKKGGGEIVADLSYQAGDIDFKAQLTQIRSKNPEAIYVPGYYTEVGLIAQQARQLGVKVPLMGGDGWDSDKLYEIGKEAINGNYYSNHYTTESTDPAVTEFIKKFKAKYNETPDALAALGYDAAKILVAAIERAPDLSGKAIRDELSKTKDFPGVTGKISLNENRDAVKSAVVIQVDGNNRKFVTTITP
- a CDS encoding HU family DNA-binding protein, whose protein sequence is MNKAQLIEKIATETKVSKAQAEAILDCAVENIKKSVKKGDDVKLVGFGTFTKAKRKARTGRNPQTGKAIKIPAAWAPKFRAGAEFKSMVK
- a CDS encoding branched-chain amino acid ABC transporter permease, whose product is MQDFVQHLINGVSLGSIYALIALGYTMVYGILKMINFAHSDVYMVGAFAAYYFARWLGIENNPGFSTLLTLIVITMICCSLLGLVIERLAYRPLRNSPKLNVLITAIGVSLFLQYSGQVVFGADPKVFPEVMKDFVIFSIGVVEIRSFDVTVLGVGIVAMLGLQFLLFKTKIGRAMRAVSANPMVASLMGVNPDRIIAFTFIVGSSLAGVGSVLVGMKYPKIDPLMGMMIGMKAFVAAVLGGIGNVGGAVLGAMIMGLSEEMVVAYLSSTYRDALAFGILIVILIFKPAGLLGKYSVEKV
- the pfkA gene encoding 6-phosphofructokinase, encoding MAQFDKKIQKIGVYTSGGDAPGMNAAIRAVVRVGISQKLEVYGIHNGYVGMIENKIEPLQLRDMANIIQRGGTMLKTGRSTDFMRPEGRARAAQNIKNLGLDALVCIGGDGSFRGAHALWEEHQIPVVGVPGTIDNDIFGSDKTIGFDTAVNTALEAIDRIRDTAASHDRLFIVEVMGRNSGFIASHVGLAGGAEEIFTPDANTTVEKAIDRINEAKSRGKTSSIIITAEGQKPGRAYDLADAIRKKSGMDAKVCILGHQQRGGSPTAADRILASRMGAAAVDALFKGYCDVMIGTEGERLIQVPLELVYKNEKKNQLDLISLASVLAT
- a CDS encoding metal ABC transporter permease; translation: MTSFIELLQIYKWSLPSSILMAAVLALIGSQWSAREKSAQIFVLGQGASLGIVLGLVINILLGTDFHGISLVAGLSLGWVTLLLMDQLIQTKSDRNHIYLTLFVFFLSLTYLISYLTPALESHIAASYFGDLAVMSDTGAQLCLLAAVAFGIFVLKFWRSLSLASFQMVNHSYIHRTWQNRAFDVGTLLLTTMAIQSMGYLFTIGSLFIATSFTATRSRNLQSYLIRMLVISVGGTALGFAVSLLSTNLPTVPCVLLGQMLLGLITYTKK